Genomic segment of Scardovia inopinata JCM 12537:
AAAAAGAATGAACTTCATATGAGGGAAATCACTCATAAGCTGCTCAACAAATTCCAGCTTATGTTGGACCCCCGTAGGAGTAAATTTCTTTGGCCTAGGATCCAGATCCCGAAGGAGGAGAGGCCCCTGGGGGAAACCATAGCGGTCAATAAAATTTCTTATAGTTGTTTCCACATTCCAGGGAGAGGTTGATAAATAGAAAAATGGCGCGTCGGGGAAAAGATCATTGATCTTTGAGTAGAGAACAGCCATTCCAGGCACCGAACTCCTCTCGTAAGGGTTCAGAAAAAGAAAATTATAAACTGCTTTGAGCAAGGTAGGAACCTGTGAGACCAGAATAGTGTCATCCACATCGGAGATGATGCCGATTCTGGTGGTTGAGGAGAAAACATACACCGGCGCTTTAACCGGTTTCCTGCCGGCAACTTTATAGGTAACTTCATGCTCGCCTGGAGTTAGTTCTCTTTTCGCAATCAGATCCAAATATCCTTGGCTGTCGCTAAAGATCGACCGACTGCTAAGTTCGTCTGTTCCCCCGACTGGTTCAAATGCTTCTGAGTTGCCTATCTGAGCAGTCAAAATAGGGGTATCGTCAATTTTAGCCTTGACTCGTATATGCGGGGCTGGAATCATAAGCATATTTCGGATTCCCAGAGATACGGTCCCCGTCGGGGCCAGATGACGCATGCCCAGGACCGTTCGGCAAATCAAGCGGACGTACTGGGTGGTCCCATAACCCACGTAGGGAGCAACCCGTGGAGTCCATCCGATCCACCGTGCCACAAGGCTGGCAACCTTATGCCATAGGTTAAATCCAGATATCACAGCAGCCTTGGCAACTTTTGCGGGAACTGATTTCTTCCTCAACCGCTCTGCCAGGGAGGGGGCATCAATAACGGTGGAACTTCGCTTAACAATTATGGGGATAGTCTCCATAGTATCAGGGGGAGGTTCAATCCCCTCCTGGATATCCTCCCTGGCATCTTCCTTAACATTCTTCAGGGTTCTTTCCCGCAGGTCTTCCCTCTGATGGGCTTCCAGCCTATTTCTTGCTTTGCTGTTCGATAGCTCTGGCATATTCCTCACTATTCAGAAGATCCGGTTCATCATCTTCAAGATTGATTTTTAGCAGCCATCCTTCTCCATAAGGATCGTTGGTGACAACCTGGGGATCGCTGTCGGCTGCTGTATTGACATACGCTATAGTCCCCTCAACTGGAATGACCACAGGGCTGATTGCCTTTGCTGATTCCAGTTCGACCGGTTCGTCTCCTACCCGTACCTGGTCACCCTCTTCGGGGAAATCAATATAAACAATATCTCCCAACTGTTCAGCCGCATAAGCCGTTATTCCCACCAGGGCTGGGGAAACGGAGGAGTCAACCCAGACATGGTCTTCGGAATAAGACAGATTCTCAGGGATATCAAAATTCTGCCCGCCTACAGGAGCTGAAGAACCTGTCGTATCTTCTTGACTTCTGTTGTTATCATCAAACTCTTCTTCTCCGTCCCTGTTATTCAGATTCAGGCCAAAATCATTCATGTCTGTCTCATTTCTGTCTCGTTCATATCTGCTGGTCGTGATTCTTGGTTCGCATCCGGTCCGGATCAGGATTCTTCTTTTACCTGATTGCCTTCCGGCTGATTCCCCTCTGGTTGATTTCCTTTGCCCAGAGTTACCACCCTGCGGACTGTGTCTTCAATCGCCTGCGCCACCTCAGTCGGCTTTTCAAAACAAGAAAAATGACCGGCATCTTTGATTTCGTAGAAAGCTGGATTGGCCCCGGACATCAAAGGAACCATATTCCGCATCACATCCGGTCCGCTGAACCGGTCCAGTTGACCGCTGATCAGGGTGGCCGGAGCGGTAATGGTAGCGAGGGTTCCTGTCTCATCTTGCCGGCCTGCAGCCATATTTTCCCTCCAGGCAATACCAGCCGGACTCTGTTGATCTATCCAGTCGGTAAAAGTAGCAATGTACTCGTCAGATTTCTTAAAGTCAGAATCATCTTCCTGAGGCCGGGCAAAATGCATGACCGGCTCTACAGAGTGTGCCAGCAAAGCTTGCCTGGCCACGTTCAACCGATTGGCATAACCCTCAGCCGTGTCACGTTCAGCCCTAGTATCACACAGGACAAGGCCGGCTACCATTTCTGGGAAAAGGCGCTGAATGGCTAAAGCCACATACCCGCCCATAGAAATGCCAACCCACACAGCCTTGCTGTAGCCCATATCCTGCACAGCCAAAACATAGGAAACAGCAAGTCGATCACAAGCCTGTTTATAGGATCCATCATCATTCTGCTCGCCAGAAAGTTCAGCATCAGGGACCGGGCTCATACCTGAACCAGGCATATCAGGAGCCAGAACGGGAAAATCTTCATGATTCTCTTCAGAAATTCTGACCAGTTCCTGAGCACACCTGCCCCACATTCGGTGATCCAGGGGAAAAGCATGAAGCAGGATTACGGGAATATCCCCATCTTGTCCATCTCTATATACAGAGGTCACAATTTCCATATCGTCTGACATTGCATCCATAACCTGCTGAGCTTGAAGAGTTGGTGTGGTATCAGTCATCGCAGCCTCCTAGGAATAATCAATCTTATTTATTTTGTTTATTTTGTCTATGTTATATTTTTATATTAATTGTTTTTTTATTTACCTTGTTTATATTTAATTTATTTATATTTATCTTACTTATAGCATACCATTGCCGGTCAATGCCTGCGAAAGAATCACATCCATTCCCCGGCCCAACTGATTGAGAAAATCAGGCTGAAGAGCCTCTGACGGATGGGACCACTCCACATCCAGGGTTTCATCCTGGGGTTTGACATCCCCGTCGATAGGGATAATGTAGCAGAGGGCTATAGCATGCTGGCGAGGATCATAAAAATCAGAAAATCCTGGAGTGGGGAAAAATTGGGCGATGGTAAAGGGCTGAACCGTTGGGGGAAGAAAAGCCAGGGTCAGATCACCTAAATCTTTAGAAATATTTCTGGCAATAGCCTCACGGATAGATTCATTATAGAGAATTCGCCCGGAAATAAGCGTTCGGCGGACAGCCGCATCATCTCCAGCATCTGCGCACAAGAGAGTACCAACCTGGCGGATCCTGCCCAGATCGTCCGTTCTCACTGGAACGACCACAACATAAGGAATCGGCGTCTTCTTGCGCAGGTCATCCACATCCTCGCTGGACAGCCAACCCGGCGGATTCGCGCCGCCTGAGCCACGAATGAAGTCATCAGGAGTAATATTGTCAAATTCACCCCGATGACGGTTGGCATCAAAATCACCTGGATCAGGAACTTCATCATTTAGCACTGGCATATCCCTATTATGCTCCTCAGAGGTGATAATGGAATCTGGTTCTTACGCCTTCAGATAATTCTTCGACTCCTGCTCTCCCGACAATCCTTCTATTTGTTCGATTTACATACTTTTATTTATACTTTACTTTTATACTTTTATCTCATATCTTTACCCCATTTCTTTACCTCGTTTCTTCATCTCACACCTTTCAGAGAACCCGCGTTTCAGGGAACCCGCGCGACCTGCCATTGATGCTCATTTATATCTATTATTGTCTACTTGCTATTTAAGTTGTCCTGTACCGCTTGAATTGGAACCAGTGCAGATCAGACTTACTCCATATTCAAAACATCCATATTCAAAACCTCTCCTCCCGCTGAGAGTGAACAGGGAATAGGACTAAGCCTCCGATAGTTATTCACGTATGAAGAAGTCAGGACTGTCAGATTCGTGCAAAAGACAAAAATCTGC
This window contains:
- a CDS encoding App1 family protein gives rise to the protein MPELSNSKARNRLEAHQREDLRERTLKNVKEDAREDIQEGIEPPPDTMETIPIIVKRSSTVIDAPSLAERLRKKSVPAKVAKAAVISGFNLWHKVASLVARWIGWTPRVAPYVGYGTTQYVRLICRTVLGMRHLAPTGTVSLGIRNMLMIPAPHIRVKAKIDDTPILTAQIGNSEAFEPVGGTDELSSRSIFSDSQGYLDLIAKRELTPGEHEVTYKVAGRKPVKAPVYVFSSTTRIGIISDVDDTILVSQVPTLLKAVYNFLFLNPYERSSVPGMAVLYSKINDLFPDAPFFYLSTSPWNVETTIRNFIDRYGFPQGPLLLRDLDPRPKKFTPTGVQHKLEFVEQLMSDFPHMKFILFGDDGQKDTSTYARLTYMYPGRIIAIGIRQISRQEASIQQKLSRSIPDVRSAEVPMFYGPTGTSLMRSMLPYLKAYANQEEELKVQD
- the gcvH gene encoding glycine cleavage system protein GcvH; this translates as MNDFGLNLNNRDGEEEFDDNNRSQEDTTGSSAPVGGQNFDIPENLSYSEDHVWVDSSVSPALVGITAYAAEQLGDIVYIDFPEEGDQVRVGDEPVELESAKAISPVVIPVEGTIAYVNTAADSDPQVVTNDPYGEGWLLKINLEDDEPDLLNSEEYARAIEQQSKK
- a CDS encoding alpha/beta fold hydrolase; translated protein: MTDTTPTLQAQQVMDAMSDDMEIVTSVYRDGQDGDIPVILLHAFPLDHRMWGRCAQELVRISEENHEDFPVLAPDMPGSGMSPVPDAELSGEQNDDGSYKQACDRLAVSYVLAVQDMGYSKAVWVGISMGGYVALAIQRLFPEMVAGLVLCDTRAERDTAEGYANRLNVARQALLAHSVEPVMHFARPQEDDSDFKKSDEYIATFTDWIDQQSPAGIAWRENMAAGRQDETGTLATITAPATLISGQLDRFSGPDVMRNMVPLMSGANPAFYEIKDAGHFSCFEKPTEVAQAIEDTVRRVVTLGKGNQPEGNQPEGNQVKEES
- a CDS encoding DUF4916 domain-containing protein, with product MPVLNDEVPDPGDFDANRHRGEFDNITPDDFIRGSGGANPPGWLSSEDVDDLRKKTPIPYVVVVPVRTDDLGRIRQVGTLLCADAGDDAAVRRTLISGRILYNESIREAIARNISKDLGDLTLAFLPPTVQPFTIAQFFPTPGFSDFYDPRQHAIALCYIIPIDGDVKPQDETLDVEWSHPSEALQPDFLNQLGRGMDVILSQALTGNGML